The Amycolatopsis jiangsuensis nucleotide sequence TGCCCCAGGAGCCGAGATAGGCGTTGGCGGTCAAGGGCTTGCCGAAACCGAGCTCGTCCGCGCGGCCGATCAGGTCGTCCCCCTCGACGTGCGCGATCGAGACGTCGAGGCCGAGTTTCCCGGCCAGCGCGCGCAGCGCGGCGGCGAGCCCGGCCGGATTGAGCCCGCCCGCGTTCGCGACGATCCGGACGCCCTTGTCCTTGGCCAGGCCCAGGTTCTCCTCCATCTGCCGGAGAAACGTCTTCGCGTACCCGCGATCCGGATCCTTCATCCGGTCCCGGCCGAGGATGAGCATGGTGAGCTCGGCGAGGTAGTCACCGGTCAGTACGTCCAGCGGCCCGCCGGTGAGCATCTCGCGCACGGCGGAGAACCGGTCGCCGTAGAACCCGGACGCGTTGCCGATCCGCAGCGCTGGGGCGCTCACGCGAACTGCCCTGCTTCGCGCCCGGATCCGGGCGGCCCGGCGAACGCCTGCGCGATGCCGAGCCATTCGCGCACCTCGTCGCCGGTGGCGACCAGGTCGGTGTCGTCGGGGTGGCGGCGCTGCGTGACGACCAGGCAGAAGCCGAGCGCGCTGCCGGTCAGCCGTTGTTCGGCGCCCTCCGGGCCGAACGCCCAGACAGTGCCGTCCGGTGCGGTGAGCTCCACCCGGAACTCCTCCACGGGTGGCGCGAGCGAGTTCAGTTTGTAGGCGAAGTCCCGGGTCCGCGTGCCGAACCGGGCGATGTGCCACAGCCGCGCGCCGGGCTCACGGGTGACTCCGAGCGCGTCGGCGATGTCCTGCCCGTGCGCCCAGGTCTCCATCATCCGCGCGGTGGCCATGGACGCCGCGCTCATCGGCGGCCCGTACCACGGCAGCTTTTGCCCCGCGGGCACCGCGGCGAGCGCTTCGGCGAGCTCGGCGCGCACAGTGCGCCACCGCGCGAGCAGCTGCCCCGGCGACTGCTCGGCCCCTTCGACGGCACCGCGGTCGACGTAGTCCTCGCCGACGCTGAGCAAGTTCTCCACCTCGGCCTGCCAGTCTTCCGGACGGCTCGCGGAGATCAGCGCCTTCTCGTCGGTCCACGCCAGATGCGCGATCTGGTGCGCGACGGTCCACCCCGGGGCCGGCGTCGGCCGCGCCCAGTCCGCGGGCGCCAGGTCCGCCACGAGGTCGTCGACCACCTGCGATTCGTCCGCCAGATCCCCGAGGATCACGGCGAGATCAGCCATCCTGCGCCTCCCAGCGTCAGCGGGCACCTGGCGCCCAGCCTGGACCGCGCCGCGAGAAAAATCAAGCACGCATGATTGTTTCCCCGCGACGGTCGCTCCGGACTTCCCCGCCCCGACCACCGACCAGCCGCAACCGGACAATCCGTGAACGACACCTTCACGGATTCCTGGAGGCCTGCACGACCTCCAGCCGGAGTGTGTTCAGCCGCGCCCGGTTTCGATCACGCAGAACCTGTTGCCCTCGGGGTCGGCCAGCACGACGAAATCCGCGTCCGGCGGGTAGTGCGGCCAGTCGACCCGGCTCGCGCCCAGCGCCACCAGGCGGTCGACTTCCGCCGCCTGGTCGGCGGCATCCCCCGCGTACAGGTCCAGGTGCACCCGCGGCTCCTCCGGCGCGGGCCCGTCGGTGAGCTGAAGCGACAACCCCGGCCCCGCTCCCCCAGCGGGGACCAGTACCACGAAGTCCGGTTCCGGATCCGCGTCGCGCGGGACGTAGCCGAGAGCGTCCTGCCAGAAGGCGGCTGCCCGGGCCATGTTCCCGGCGCCGAGGACCACCGTGCCGAGTCGAAGCATCGTCCGGCCTTTCTACGAGAGACGCAGGCCGGCCAGGACAAGGTCGATGCCCGCGAGGAACTGCTCCCGGTCGTCATGGTCGCGCATCTGGCCGGCGATCGCGCGCGCGAACGAGTACTCGTCCGGATCGAGCTCTTCCCATGCGGTCGACACCGCGTCGAGGAAATCGGCCCGGTTCGCGCCGTCGGCCGAGGTGCGGGCGCTCGCCGAGTTCGCGGCGTTCTGGCCGGCGGCACCGAGGACGTAGTGCACCAGCACCGAAGTCGTGACGAACCAGGTCGCCTCCGGCACGCCGAGCGCGCGGACCCGGCGGCCGATGCTCTCGTAGATCCGCGGCACCACCGGCCCGTTCCGGGTGAACTGCCTCGACAGCTGTCCACCGAGCCAGGGATGGGCGGCAATCGCCTCGTACAGCCCCAGCGCGACGGCGCGGAGTTCGTCCTCCGGCCCGGCCGGGGACTGCTCGCTCCCGACGGCCAGCGCGTCCGCGACGACCCCGTCGGTGGCGACGGCCAGCAGCTCGTCCTTGTTCGCCACGTGCCAGTAGATCGCGCCCGGTCCGGTGGCCAGCCGCTCGGTGAGCACCCGGAACGTCAGCGCGCTCTCGCCACCGGAGTCCAGCAGCTCCACCGCGGCCTCGACGATGCGCTCCCGGGAGAGCGCCGCGCTTCGCCGCCCCTTCCGTGTTGCCGTCATCTCCTCATCTTGACACGACTGGAGCGGCGTTCCAAGATTGGAACAGCATTCCAGACAACCTCGAGGAGTTCTCATGAGCCCGCACGTCACGATCATCGGAGCCGGCCTCGGCGGCCTCGTCCTGGCCCGCGTTCTGCACGTCCACGACATCCCGGCCACGGTCTACGAGGCCGAGGCCTCGGCCACCGCGCGAACGCAGGGCGGGCTGCTGGACATCCACGAGGAAAACGGGCAGCTCGCCCTCGAAGCAGCCGGCCTGACCGGGGAATTCCGCAGCCTGATCCTGGAGGGCCATCAGCAGATGCGGATTCTCGACCGGCACGCCGCGGTGCTCTACGACGAACCCGACGACGGCACCGGCGGCCGGCCAGAGGTGTCCCGCGGCGACCTCCGGCGGCTGCTGCTCGACTCGCTCCCGCCCGGCACCGTCCACTGGGGACACAAAGTCACCGGCGTCCGCGCGCTCGGCGAAGGCAGGCACGAGGTGACCTTCGCGCACGGTGCCACGATCACCACCGAGCTGCTGGTGGGCGCGGACGGGGCCTGGTCGAAAGTCCGGCCGCTGCTGTCCGGTGCCGTTCCGGAGTACACCGGAATGTCTTACGTCGAAACCTTTCTCGCCGACTCCGACACCCGGTATCCGGCCACCGCGAGCGCCGTGGGCGGCGGCGGCATGCTCAGCCTGACGCCGGGCAAGGGCATCCAGGCGCACCGGGAAAAGGGTGACACCCTGCACGCCTACGTGGCACTCACCCGGTCACCGGAGTGGTTTGCCGGCATCGACTTCACCGACGCCGCCGCGGCGGCCACGCGGATCGCCCGGGAGTTCGACGGCTGGGCACCGGAACTCACCGCGCTGATCACCGGCGGCGAAAGCGCTCCGATCCTGCGCCCGCTCCACACGCTGCCGATCGAGCACCGATGGGAACGGGTACCGGGCGTCACTCTGGTCGGCGACGCGGCACACCTCGCCCCGCCGAACGGCGAAGGCGCCAACTTGGCCCTGTACGACGGCGCCGAACTCGGTGCGGCACTGGCCGCCCACCCCGGCGACGCGGAAACCGCGCTCGCCGAGTACGAGCGGGCGATGTTCCCCCGCAGTGCGGAAGCCGCCGCCGACGGCGCGCAATTGCACGAACTCATGTTCGGTGACGCCGCGCCGCAGAGCCTCATCACCATGTTCACCGGGGCCGGCCCGTCTTATTGACAGCTTGTCAGCAACGCCGTGGTGGCCTATTTTCGGCGCATGGATTCCTACGCGGAGGTCAGCTACGAGGTCACCGCGCGGGTGGCGACGGTGTTGCTCGACCGGCCGCGGGCACGCAACGGCTACACCGTGCGGATGGCCGACGAGCTCGCCGACGCGCTCGAGCGGGCGGACCGCGACGACGACGTGCGCGCCGTCGTGCTCGGCACCACCGGCACCGACTTCTCGGTGGGCGCGGACCTCGCCTCCGGCGGTTTCGACTTCGGCACCGGGGACGGGCCGCCACCCGGATGGCAGGAGCCGGCCGGGCGGGTCTCCCGCCGGATCTTCACCATGGCCACCCCGGTCATCGCCGCGTTGCGCGGCGCCTCGGTCGGGGCCGGGATCACCATCACGCTTTCCTGCGACTACCGCCTCGCCTCGACGGATTCGAAGTTCGGGTTCGTGTTCACCCGCCGCGGCATCGCCCCCGAAGGCGGGGCCGCCTGGTACCTCCCGCGGCTCGTGGGAATGGGCACCGCGTTCGACTGGCTGCTCAGCGGCCGCGTGTTCGGCCCGGACGAGGCGCTGCGAGCCGGCCTCGTGCACCGCGTCGTCCCGCCGGACGAGGTGCTCGCGCAGGCACAGCAGCTGGCCGCGGAGCTCGCCGCGCACACCGCGCCGGTCGCGGTGGCGCTCACCCGGCAGATGCTGCACCGGATGGCGGCGGCACCCACGCCGTACGAGGTGCACGAGCTGGACTCGAAGCTGGTCGGCGATCTGCCCGCGAACGCCGACGCGGTCGAGGGAGTCCGCTCCTTCCTGGAGAAACGCCCACCCGAATTCCCCGGACGGGTCGGCACCGACCTGCCGTCGTACCTGCCGTGGGTGAACACGTGACCGGCTATCCACCCGAGCCCTGGCAGCTGGCCGGGGAAGCCCGTTTGTCGATGTGGCGACTGCCGGCCGCCGAGCTGCCCGACCTTCCCGCGGGCGTGGAACCGGTGCTGCTCGCCGGGCACGCGTCCGTGTTCGCCGCCTGGATCGACTACCTGCCACCGGGTCAGCTGAGCTACCACGAACTGCTCTCCGCGGTCGCCGTGCGCGGGCGCGGACTGGCCGCGTCGATCACCGAAATCTGGGTCGACAGCGAGGTTTCCCGCGACGGCGGACGGGAGCTGTGGGGTATCCCGAAGGACCTCGCGTCCCTCGTTTTCACCGGCGGGCGCACGTTCACCGCGGCCACCGGGGACGACTGGATCGCCACCGCCGCGTTCACCCCGCGGGCCGGGCTGCCGGTCGCCGTGCCCGCCCGGTTCGAGATCGCGCAGACGCTGCGCGGCCGGCTCGCGCGCACTCCGGTCCGCTGGCGGGCGAAGCCGTACGCGGCCGCCGCCGACTGGTCGATCAACCCCGGCGGACCGCTCGGGCACCTCGCCGGACGACGGCCCGTGGCGAGTGCCGCGCTGCGCGGTTTCCGCCTCACCTTCGGTCCGCGCGAGCGCTCCACCAGCGCCTCTCGGTGATCGCATAACCCGCGAGGGTGAAGCCTCGACACGCCACCCCTTGGGGCACGTGCAAGCCATTACCCCTACATGTAGTCTCTGATCACCGGCAGCCCCCAGCGACGGGGAGACCGCTTCGGGAGGGTCGCCGGGCAGTTTCGGAAAACCGCAGCGCAGGGCCCCGCCGGGCCGTGTGCGGCACGAACGCGCCCTTTTCGGGTCGGCGAGGTGGGAGACACGCATGTCAGTGGAAACCGGTCAGCGACCGCCGGCGACGGCGGAGCGGACGCCGAGCACCGTCCACGTCATCCGGCGGGACGGCAGCGTCTCGCCCTTCGACGCGGGCAAGATCTCGGTCGCGCTGACCAAGGCCTTCCTCGCGGTCGAGGGAGACGACGCCGCCGCGTCCTCGCGCGTGCACCACGTGGTCGCCGAACTGACCGCGCAGGTGGAGGCCGCCCTACTGCGGCACGCCGGCCCGGAGGCCGCGCTGCACATCGAGCAGATCCAGGACCAGGTCGAACTTGCCCTGATGCGCGGTGAACACCACAAGGTCGCGCGTGCCTACGTGCTCTACCGCGAGGAGCGCGCGAAGGCGCGCGAGGCCGTCACGCCCGCCCCGGCCGAAGCCGCGATCAGCGTGAAGAGCGCCGACGGCACGGTCCGCCCGCTCGACTGGGCCCGCGTGGCACACGTCGTCGGCGAAGCGGTCGCCGGGCTCAAGGACACCTCGGCCGAGCCGGTGCTGGCCGAGACGAAGCGCAACCTCTACGACGGCATCGGCGCCGACGAGCTGGCCCTGGCGCAGATCCTGGCCGCGCGCGTGCTCGTCGAGCAGGAGCCGAACTACTCCTACGTGAGCGCCCGGCTGCTGCTGGACAAGCTGCGCGGGGAGGCACTCAGCTACCTGGCCGGCACCCCGCGCCAGGCCAGCCAGGACGAGATGGCCGGCGAGTACGCGCCGTACTTCCGTGCTTACCTGCGCCGCGCGATCGAGCTGGAGCTGGTGGACGGCGAGCTGGCCACCTTCGACCTCGACCGGATCACCGCGGCGATCCATCCGGAGCGTGACCTCGACTTCGGCTTCCTCGGCCTGCAGACGCTCTACGACC carries:
- a CDS encoding TIGR03084 family metal-binding protein; translation: MADLAVILGDLADESQVVDDLVADLAPADWARPTPAPGWTVAHQIAHLAWTDEKALISASRPEDWQAEVENLLSVGEDYVDRGAVEGAEQSPGQLLARWRTVRAELAEALAAVPAGQKLPWYGPPMSAASMATARMMETWAHGQDIADALGVTREPGARLWHIARFGTRTRDFAYKLNSLAPPVEEFRVELTAPDGTVWAFGPEGAEQRLTGSALGFCLVVTQRRHPDDTDLVATGDEVREWLGIAQAFAGPPGSGREAGQFA
- a CDS encoding VOC family protein codes for the protein MLRLGTVVLGAGNMARAAAFWQDALGYVPRDADPEPDFVVLVPAGGAGPGLSLQLTDGPAPEEPRVHLDLYAGDAADQAAEVDRLVALGASRVDWPHYPPDADFVVLADPEGNRFCVIETGRG
- a CDS encoding TetR/AcrR family transcriptional regulator, coding for MTATRKGRRSAALSRERIVEAAVELLDSGGESALTFRVLTERLATGPGAIYWHVANKDELLAVATDGVVADALAVGSEQSPAGPEDELRAVALGLYEAIAAHPWLGGQLSRQFTRNGPVVPRIYESIGRRVRALGVPEATWFVTTSVLVHYVLGAAGQNAANSASARTSADGANRADFLDAVSTAWEELDPDEYSFARAIAGQMRDHDDREQFLAGIDLVLAGLRLS
- a CDS encoding FAD-dependent oxidoreductase, whose amino-acid sequence is MSPHVTIIGAGLGGLVLARVLHVHDIPATVYEAEASATARTQGGLLDIHEENGQLALEAAGLTGEFRSLILEGHQQMRILDRHAAVLYDEPDDGTGGRPEVSRGDLRRLLLDSLPPGTVHWGHKVTGVRALGEGRHEVTFAHGATITTELLVGADGAWSKVRPLLSGAVPEYTGMSYVETFLADSDTRYPATASAVGGGGMLSLTPGKGIQAHREKGDTLHAYVALTRSPEWFAGIDFTDAAAAATRIAREFDGWAPELTALITGGESAPILRPLHTLPIEHRWERVPGVTLVGDAAHLAPPNGEGANLALYDGAELGAALAAHPGDAETALAEYERAMFPRSAEAAADGAQLHELMFGDAAPQSLITMFTGAGPSY
- a CDS encoding enoyl-CoA hydratase-related protein, whose amino-acid sequence is MDSYAEVSYEVTARVATVLLDRPRARNGYTVRMADELADALERADRDDDVRAVVLGTTGTDFSVGADLASGGFDFGTGDGPPPGWQEPAGRVSRRIFTMATPVIAALRGASVGAGITITLSCDYRLASTDSKFGFVFTRRGIAPEGGAAWYLPRLVGMGTAFDWLLSGRVFGPDEALRAGLVHRVVPPDEVLAQAQQLAAELAAHTAPVAVALTRQMLHRMAAAPTPYEVHELDSKLVGDLPANADAVEGVRSFLEKRPPEFPGRVGTDLPSYLPWVNT
- a CDS encoding acetoacetate decarboxylase family protein, which encodes MTGYPPEPWQLAGEARLSMWRLPAAELPDLPAGVEPVLLAGHASVFAAWIDYLPPGQLSYHELLSAVAVRGRGLAASITEIWVDSEVSRDGGRELWGIPKDLASLVFTGGRTFTAATGDDWIATAAFTPRAGLPVAVPARFEIAQTLRGRLARTPVRWRAKPYAAAADWSINPGGPLGHLAGRRPVASAALRGFRLTFGPRERSTSASR